In Humulus lupulus chromosome 6, drHumLupu1.1, whole genome shotgun sequence, a single genomic region encodes these proteins:
- the LOC133783098 gene encoding calmodulin-binding protein 60 B isoform X2 has protein sequence MERTNSMRGKRTLEGGDDEQPERKRPALASVIVEALKVDSLQKLCSSLEPILRRVVSEEVERALAKIGPAMLNGRSSPKRIEGPDGRNLQLHFRSRLSLPLFTGGKVEGEQGAAIHVVLVDGSTGQLVISGPEASVKLDVVVLEGDFNNEDEEGWTQEEFESHVVKEREGKRPLLHGDLQLTLKDGVGTLGDLIFTDNSSWIRSRKFRLGLKVASGFCEGIRIREAKTEAFTVKDHRGELYKKHYPPALTDEVWRLEKIGKDGSFHKRLTKAGILTVEDFLRLVVRDSQKLRTILGSGMSNKMWEALLEHAKTCALSGKHYVYYPEDTRNVGVIFNNIYGLSGLISGEQYYSADSLDDNQKLYVDSLVKKAYENWDQVIDYDGKSLLGFKQNKSPGAPRIDHQIGSSYAVAPDNQLQLSHVPIAPPQQTPLNSGLPILGYTDDPSNRYSTGVPLVNSSSRPQFDSNSFVQHDQLISNSHGAQSLRSENSPVGLALAPPQSSTPVYQTANHSIQPSTINPFDEWSHSRDKGVDDFFSEEDIRIRSNEMLEHEDMQHLLRLFSMGGHSSMNVPDEGFTFPSFMQSPMPNFDEDRNRPGKAVVGWLKIKAAMRWGFFIRKKAAERRAQLVELDDDSSP, from the exons ATggagagaaccaactctatgaGGGGAAAGAGGACTTTAGAAGGGGGTGATGATGAGCAGCCTGAGAGAAAGCGGCCTGCTTTAGCTAG TGTTATTGTCGAGGCTCTTAAAGTGGACAGTCTGCAGAAGCTCTGCTCATCTCTGGAACCTATTCTTCGGAGAGTT GTCAGTGAGGAGGTTGAACGTGCTTTGGCGAAGATAGGCCCTGCGATGCTTAATGGAAG GTCTTCCCCAAAACGAATTGAAGGTCCAGATGGTCGAAACTTGCAGCTGCACTTCAGGTCTAGGTTGTCTCTTCCTCTCTTCACGGGTGGCAAAGTGGAAGGAGAGCAGGGTGCTGCAATTCATGTTGTTTTGGTTGATGGAAGCACTGGCCAACTTGTAATATCTGGACCTGAAGCCTCTGTGAAACTTGATGTTGTTGTGCTTGAAGGTGATTTTAACAATGAAGATGAAGAAGGTTGGACCCAAGAAGAATTTGAAAGTCATGTAGTGAAGGAACGTGAAGGGAAAAGACCTTTGTTGCATGGAGATCTTCAGCTGACCCTCAAGGATGGGGTAGGAACATTAGGGGACCTTATATTTACTGATAACTCTAGTTGGATAAGAAGCAGGAAATTCAGACTTGGATTAAAGGTTGCCTCGGGTTTTTGTGAGGGTATACGCATACGTGAAGCAAAGACTGAAGCTTTTACTGTTAAAGACCACAGAGGGGAAT TATACAAGAAACACTATCCACCAGCGTTGACTGACGAGGTGTGGAGATTGGAGAAGATTGGCAAGGATGGTTCATTCCACAAGAGGCTTACTAAAGCAGGAATACTCACAGTTGAAGACTTTCTTCGGCTTGTGGTCCGAGATTCTCAGAAGTTACGGACT ATACTTGGAAGTGGCATGTCAAATAAGATGTGGGAGGCTCTATTAGAACATGCAAAGACCTGTGCCTTGAGTGGGAAGCACTATGTTTATTATCCTGAAGATACAAGGAATGTTGGAGTTATCTTCAATAACATCTACGGGCTGAGTGGTCTTATTTCAGGGGAGCAGTATTATTCTGCTGATTCTCTTGATGATAACCAGAAG CTTTATGTAGATTCCTTAGTGAAGAAGGCATATGAGAACTgggatcaagttattgactatgATGGAAAATCACTTTTGGGCTTCAAGCAAAATAAAAGCCCAGGTGCTCCTAGAATTGATCACCAAATTGGTTCCAGTTATGCTGTTGCTCCAGATAATCAACTGCAACTTTCTCACGTTCCAATTGCTCCTCCTCAGCAGACTCCCCTTAATTCTGGCTTGCCTATTCTAG GGTATACTGATGATCCATCAAATAGATATTCAACTGGGGTTCCACTTGTAAATTCAAGTTCTCGTCCTCAGTTTGACAGCAATTCATTTGTGCAACATGACCAGTTGATTAGCAATTCTCACGGAGCCCAAAGCCTAAGAAGTGAAAACAGTCCTGTTGGGCTGGCTCTTGCTCCTCCTCAATCATCTACACCAGTATATCAGACAGCCAACCATTCTATCCAGCCATCTACAATTAATCCTTTTGATGAGTGGTCACATAGCCGGGACAAAGGAGTCGATGACTTCTTCTCGGAGGAAGATATTCGTATCAGAAGTAATGAAATGCTTGAGCACGAGGATATGCAACATTTACTTCGACTCTTTAGTATGGGAGGTCATTCATCCATGAATGTGCCTGATGAGGGATTTACTTTTCCATCATTCATGCAATCACCAATGCCAAACTTTGACGAAGACCGCAACCGTCCTGGTAAAGCTGTTGTTGGATGGCTAAAAATCAAAGCAGCAATGAGATGGGGTTTCTTTATCAGAAAGAAAGCAGCAGAGAGACGGGCACAGCTTGTTGAGTTGGATGATGACAGCAGTCCCTAG
- the LOC133783098 gene encoding calmodulin-binding protein 60 B isoform X1 — protein MQTRLMERTNSMRGKRTLEGGDDEQPERKRPALASVIVEALKVDSLQKLCSSLEPILRRVVSEEVERALAKIGPAMLNGRSSPKRIEGPDGRNLQLHFRSRLSLPLFTGGKVEGEQGAAIHVVLVDGSTGQLVISGPEASVKLDVVVLEGDFNNEDEEGWTQEEFESHVVKEREGKRPLLHGDLQLTLKDGVGTLGDLIFTDNSSWIRSRKFRLGLKVASGFCEGIRIREAKTEAFTVKDHRGELYKKHYPPALTDEVWRLEKIGKDGSFHKRLTKAGILTVEDFLRLVVRDSQKLRTILGSGMSNKMWEALLEHAKTCALSGKHYVYYPEDTRNVGVIFNNIYGLSGLISGEQYYSADSLDDNQKLYVDSLVKKAYENWDQVIDYDGKSLLGFKQNKSPGAPRIDHQIGSSYAVAPDNQLQLSHVPIAPPQQTPLNSGLPILGYTDDPSNRYSTGVPLVNSSSRPQFDSNSFVQHDQLISNSHGAQSLRSENSPVGLALAPPQSSTPVYQTANHSIQPSTINPFDEWSHSRDKGVDDFFSEEDIRIRSNEMLEHEDMQHLLRLFSMGGHSSMNVPDEGFTFPSFMQSPMPNFDEDRNRPGKAVVGWLKIKAAMRWGFFIRKKAAERRAQLVELDDDSSP, from the exons ATGCAGACCAGATTAATggagagaaccaactctatgaGGGGAAAGAGGACTTTAGAAGGGGGTGATGATGAGCAGCCTGAGAGAAAGCGGCCTGCTTTAGCTAG TGTTATTGTCGAGGCTCTTAAAGTGGACAGTCTGCAGAAGCTCTGCTCATCTCTGGAACCTATTCTTCGGAGAGTT GTCAGTGAGGAGGTTGAACGTGCTTTGGCGAAGATAGGCCCTGCGATGCTTAATGGAAG GTCTTCCCCAAAACGAATTGAAGGTCCAGATGGTCGAAACTTGCAGCTGCACTTCAGGTCTAGGTTGTCTCTTCCTCTCTTCACGGGTGGCAAAGTGGAAGGAGAGCAGGGTGCTGCAATTCATGTTGTTTTGGTTGATGGAAGCACTGGCCAACTTGTAATATCTGGACCTGAAGCCTCTGTGAAACTTGATGTTGTTGTGCTTGAAGGTGATTTTAACAATGAAGATGAAGAAGGTTGGACCCAAGAAGAATTTGAAAGTCATGTAGTGAAGGAACGTGAAGGGAAAAGACCTTTGTTGCATGGAGATCTTCAGCTGACCCTCAAGGATGGGGTAGGAACATTAGGGGACCTTATATTTACTGATAACTCTAGTTGGATAAGAAGCAGGAAATTCAGACTTGGATTAAAGGTTGCCTCGGGTTTTTGTGAGGGTATACGCATACGTGAAGCAAAGACTGAAGCTTTTACTGTTAAAGACCACAGAGGGGAAT TATACAAGAAACACTATCCACCAGCGTTGACTGACGAGGTGTGGAGATTGGAGAAGATTGGCAAGGATGGTTCATTCCACAAGAGGCTTACTAAAGCAGGAATACTCACAGTTGAAGACTTTCTTCGGCTTGTGGTCCGAGATTCTCAGAAGTTACGGACT ATACTTGGAAGTGGCATGTCAAATAAGATGTGGGAGGCTCTATTAGAACATGCAAAGACCTGTGCCTTGAGTGGGAAGCACTATGTTTATTATCCTGAAGATACAAGGAATGTTGGAGTTATCTTCAATAACATCTACGGGCTGAGTGGTCTTATTTCAGGGGAGCAGTATTATTCTGCTGATTCTCTTGATGATAACCAGAAG CTTTATGTAGATTCCTTAGTGAAGAAGGCATATGAGAACTgggatcaagttattgactatgATGGAAAATCACTTTTGGGCTTCAAGCAAAATAAAAGCCCAGGTGCTCCTAGAATTGATCACCAAATTGGTTCCAGTTATGCTGTTGCTCCAGATAATCAACTGCAACTTTCTCACGTTCCAATTGCTCCTCCTCAGCAGACTCCCCTTAATTCTGGCTTGCCTATTCTAG GGTATACTGATGATCCATCAAATAGATATTCAACTGGGGTTCCACTTGTAAATTCAAGTTCTCGTCCTCAGTTTGACAGCAATTCATTTGTGCAACATGACCAGTTGATTAGCAATTCTCACGGAGCCCAAAGCCTAAGAAGTGAAAACAGTCCTGTTGGGCTGGCTCTTGCTCCTCCTCAATCATCTACACCAGTATATCAGACAGCCAACCATTCTATCCAGCCATCTACAATTAATCCTTTTGATGAGTGGTCACATAGCCGGGACAAAGGAGTCGATGACTTCTTCTCGGAGGAAGATATTCGTATCAGAAGTAATGAAATGCTTGAGCACGAGGATATGCAACATTTACTTCGACTCTTTAGTATGGGAGGTCATTCATCCATGAATGTGCCTGATGAGGGATTTACTTTTCCATCATTCATGCAATCACCAATGCCAAACTTTGACGAAGACCGCAACCGTCCTGGTAAAGCTGTTGTTGGATGGCTAAAAATCAAAGCAGCAATGAGATGGGGTTTCTTTATCAGAAAGAAAGCAGCAGAGAGACGGGCACAGCTTGTTGAGTTGGATGATGACAGCAGTCCCTAG